In Acipenser ruthenus chromosome 6, fAciRut3.2 maternal haplotype, whole genome shotgun sequence, the following proteins share a genomic window:
- the slc35a1 gene encoding CMP-sialic acid transporter, which translates to MANEHASILFKLYCLTVMTLVAATYTVALRYTRTVSSQLYFSTTAVCITEIIKLFISIGLLVKETGSVGRMLSSIREHVFGSPKELLKLSVPSLVYGIQNNMAFVALSNLDAAVYQVTYQLKIPCTALCTVLMLNRSLSKLQWFSVFMLCGGVTLVQWKPAEASNIQVEQNPLLGFAAIAIAVLCSGFAGVYFEKVLKSSDTSLWVRNIQMYLSGIAVTLAGVYMTDGAQVIEKGFFYGYTPWVCFVISLASVGGLYTSVVVKYTDNIMKGFSAAAAIILSTIASVILFGLQITVSFATGALLVCVSIYMYGLPKRDTTNLGTESSSKSKEKLLAV; encoded by the exons ATGGCGAACG AACATGCGAGCATCCTGTTCAAGCTGTATTGCCTGACAGTGATGACACTGGTGGCAGCGACCTACACTGTGGCATTGCGTTACACAAGAACAGTTTCATCGCAATTGTACTTCTCCACCACCGCAGTGTGTATCACTGAAATTATTAAGCTCTTCATAAGTATTGGGCTTCTAGTCAA AGAAACTGGAAGTGTTGGCAGAATGCTGTCCTCAATCAGAGAACATGTATTTGGAAGCCCCAAAGAGCTGCTCAAGCTGAGTGTCCCATCTCTAGTATATGGCATTCAGAACAATATGGCCTTCGTGGCACTAAGCAATCTCGACGCAGCTGTGTACCAG GTGACGTACCAGCTGAAGATCCCGTGCACGGCTCTCTGCACTGTGCTCATGTTGAACAGGTCTCTCAGCAAGCTGCAGTGGTTTTCTGTCTTCATGTTGTGTGGAGGGGTCACATTAGTCCAGTGGAAACCTGCAGAGGCATCCAATATTCAG GTTGAACAGAACCCCTTATTAGGTTTTGCCGCTATTGCAATTGCTGTTTTGTGCTCTGGATTTGCAG GCGTCTACTTTGAGAAAGTCCTGAAGAGTTCCGACACGTCTCTGTGGGTGCGGAACATTCAGATGTACCTGTCTGGGATTGCGGTGACGCTGGCAGGAGTCTATATGACTGATGGCGCCCAGGTGATTGAAAAGGGCTTTTTCTACGGCTACACGCCGTGGGTCTGCTTTGTCATCT CTTTGGCCAGTGTTGGTGGTTTGTACACATCGGTGGTTGTGAAGTACACCGATAATATTATGAAAGGGTTTTCTGCTGCAGCTGCCATCATTCTTTCTACCATTGCATCTGTGATCCTCTTCGGTTTACAAATCA CTGTCAGCTTTGCTACTGGTGccttgcttgtgtgtgtttctatATACATGTATGGCTTACCGAAGCGAGACACAACAAATCTTGGAACTGAAAGCTCCAGTAAATCCAAGGAGAAGCTGCTAGCTGTGTGA